In the Dioscorea cayenensis subsp. rotundata cultivar TDr96_F1 chromosome 12, TDr96_F1_v2_PseudoChromosome.rev07_lg8_w22 25.fasta, whole genome shotgun sequence genome, one interval contains:
- the LOC120273919 gene encoding uncharacterized protein LOC120273919: protein MKKLFYEQGRSSRRDDPEVIELLTAIEKAKEEFESIERPTLEIENPKEKQIPTAKAIPSEDSQNSHSHDPQSTSSPKSTVIAGSPKSTRASTELDPDSELARLELEFGKVNKDYSSEEISGWEFDELEKELRSEAYNNP, encoded by the exons ATGAAAAAGCTGTTTTATGAACAAGGACGGAGTTCGAG GAGAGATGACCCTGAGGTCATAGAACTGCTTACTGCAATTGAGAAAGCTAAAGAAGAGTTTGAATCCATTGAGAGGCCAACACTAGAAATCGAGAATCCTAAAGAAAAGCAGATTCCTACCGCAAAAGCAATTCCGTCTGAAGATTCACAAAATAGCCACTCTCATGATCCGCAATCCACTAGTTCCCCTAAATCAACAGTCATTGCAGGGTCACCTAAATCTACTCGAGCGTCGACTGAACTGGATCCAGATTCAGAGCTGGCTAGACTAGAATTAGAATTTGGAAAAGTTAACAAGGACTACTCGAGCGAAGAAATCAGCGGTTGGGAGTTTGATGAACTTGAAAAGGAGCTGAGGTCGGAAGCGTATAATAATCCTTGA